From Lysobacter auxotrophicus, the proteins below share one genomic window:
- a CDS encoding ligand-binding sensor domain-containing diguanylate cyclase: MAFALAACGIANAHPVLGPPPLRDYVVDEWTTRNGLPHNSLRDIAQTPEGHLWFATWEGAVRYNGIDFTVVGRGTRPGLRDNGIGALYVDPAGRLWLSDSRGNLGRLQPDGQWRFWERAKDWPQALIHDMAMDSRGRLWLLFENHGMGRLDPDDRFTYLAPPAGIPLAASFPRMAIDAEDRVWVGTMDGLVIRQPNGRWERAPARWNLPPGLAWPYRAADGSLWLVASDRVYRLQGDTVALVKHVPGLGHFTAMLRDRNGELWLGTENHGLLRIGAHGVERLPGGDVLPNGRIASLLEDAEGNIWVGANGGLFRLRETLFSAITRRDGISGDYVRAIFEDRDGELWIGGGGGLDRLGADGQVRHIGIDRADSDRADALSVLSIAQGVDGDLWVGTYADGVFRLRDGRLQRRYAQDEGVPSGHVRAIAVDDAGVVWAGTRRGLVSLDGQGAHAPSVPGLPQGLITALASIDGALWIGSVEGAHVLRDGKVERIDLEASGARSVFGFRSVHGDVWIATDRGLYRYREGKLARVGLEQGLPVDAVFQIVPDRVGNAWVTSNRGVLRIATDALDTAADGSTTPVPNERYTEADGLPSAQANGSSSPSAILRRDGSVWIATAAGVASVDPARLQRYLDRRAPPTVIERVALDGRDVPFHSRAALPGGKRIGVSYVGLSYVMSDRIRYRTRLIGLDEHWVERDRQRTVEYMGLPPGDYVLQVAAAHPGGPWTQDVAVWAFTIKPLWWQRADTRVLAALLLIGALFALYRYLVHRYRTKNVRLARLVNERTRDLQAQAERLLAVDRERAQLLERVRRQAVAYERQAREDALTGLPNRRRFDEVLKRDMAVSQRAGHPLCLALIDLDHFKRINDTHSHAVGDAVLREAAILFASGSRAADLLARLGGEEFALLLPDTTLDEAITICERMQETFQKHAIWAGIEGLRVTFSVGIAECRFDDTTARLLERADAAMYRAKNQGRNIICVDANPPQARL, encoded by the coding sequence ATGGCGTTCGCGCTCGCCGCGTGCGGCATCGCGAACGCCCATCCGGTCCTGGGGCCGCCGCCGCTTCGCGATTACGTCGTCGACGAATGGACGACGCGCAACGGCCTGCCGCACAACTCGCTGCGCGACATCGCGCAGACGCCGGAAGGGCACCTGTGGTTCGCCACCTGGGAAGGCGCGGTCCGCTACAACGGCATCGATTTCACCGTGGTCGGGCGCGGTACGCGGCCCGGACTGCGCGATAACGGCATCGGTGCGCTGTACGTCGATCCGGCCGGCCGCCTGTGGTTGAGCGATTCGCGCGGCAACCTGGGGCGACTGCAGCCCGACGGCCAATGGCGTTTCTGGGAACGCGCGAAGGACTGGCCGCAAGCGTTGATCCACGACATGGCGATGGACAGCCGCGGCCGCCTGTGGCTGCTGTTCGAAAACCACGGCATGGGGCGCCTGGACCCCGACGATCGCTTCACGTACCTCGCGCCACCGGCGGGCATTCCGCTGGCGGCGAGTTTCCCGCGCATGGCGATCGACGCCGAGGATCGCGTCTGGGTCGGCACGATGGACGGGCTGGTGATCCGCCAGCCCAACGGCCGATGGGAACGTGCCCCGGCCCGCTGGAATCTCCCGCCGGGTCTGGCGTGGCCGTATCGCGCCGCCGACGGTTCGCTGTGGCTGGTGGCAAGCGACCGCGTCTACCGCCTCCAGGGCGACACGGTGGCGCTGGTGAAGCACGTGCCGGGGCTTGGCCACTTCACCGCGATGCTGCGCGACCGCAACGGCGAGCTGTGGCTGGGCACGGAAAACCACGGCCTGCTGCGCATCGGCGCGCACGGCGTGGAGCGCCTGCCCGGCGGCGACGTGCTGCCCAACGGCCGCATCGCCAGCCTGCTGGAAGACGCCGAGGGCAACATTTGGGTCGGCGCGAACGGCGGCCTGTTCCGCCTGCGCGAGACGCTCTTCAGCGCGATCACGCGGCGCGACGGCATCTCGGGCGACTACGTGCGCGCGATCTTCGAAGACCGCGACGGCGAGTTGTGGATCGGCGGCGGCGGCGGGCTCGATCGCCTCGGCGCGGACGGCCAGGTGCGCCACATCGGGATCGATCGCGCCGACAGCGACCGTGCCGATGCGCTGTCGGTGCTGAGCATCGCGCAGGGCGTCGACGGCGACCTGTGGGTCGGCACGTATGCCGATGGCGTGTTCCGCCTGCGCGACGGTCGCCTGCAACGTCGCTACGCGCAGGACGAAGGCGTGCCCAGCGGCCACGTGCGCGCGATCGCCGTGGACGATGCCGGCGTGGTCTGGGCCGGCACGCGACGCGGCCTGGTGTCGCTGGACGGGCAGGGCGCGCATGCGCCGTCCGTGCCCGGCCTGCCGCAGGGATTGATCACCGCGCTCGCCAGCATCGACGGCGCGCTGTGGATCGGCTCGGTCGAAGGCGCGCACGTGTTGCGCGACGGCAAGGTCGAACGCATCGACCTGGAAGCGAGCGGTGCGCGTTCGGTGTTCGGATTCCGCAGCGTCCATGGCGACGTGTGGATCGCCACCGATCGCGGCCTGTACCGCTATCGCGAAGGCAAGCTGGCGCGTGTCGGACTCGAACAGGGCCTGCCGGTGGACGCGGTGTTCCAGATCGTCCCCGACCGTGTCGGCAATGCCTGGGTGACCAGCAATCGCGGCGTGCTGCGCATCGCGACGGACGCGCTCGACACCGCCGCCGACGGCAGCACCACGCCGGTGCCGAACGAGCGCTACACCGAAGCCGACGGCCTTCCGAGCGCGCAGGCCAACGGCAGTTCGTCGCCCTCGGCGATCCTGCGTCGCGACGGCAGCGTGTGGATCGCCACCGCGGCCGGTGTCGCGTCGGTGGATCCCGCGCGCCTGCAGCGCTATCTCGACCGCCGCGCACCGCCGACGGTGATCGAACGCGTCGCGCTCGACGGGCGCGACGTGCCGTTCCACTCGCGCGCCGCGCTGCCGGGCGGCAAGCGCATCGGCGTGTCGTACGTCGGGCTGAGTTACGTGATGTCCGATCGCATCCGCTATCGCACGCGGCTGATCGGGCTGGATGAACACTGGGTCGAACGCGATCGGCAGCGCACCGTCGAATACATGGGCCTGCCTCCGGGCGATTACGTGCTGCAGGTCGCCGCGGCGCATCCGGGCGGGCCGTGGACGCAGGACGTGGCGGTCTGGGCGTTCACGATCAAGCCGCTGTGGTGGCAGCGCGCCGACACGCGCGTGCTCGCCGCGCTGCTGCTCATCGGCGCGCTGTTCGCGCTGTACCGCTATCTGGTGCATCGCTACCGCACCAAGAACGTGCGCCTGGCGCGACTGGTCAATGAACGCACGCGCGACCTGCAGGCACAGGCCGAACGGCTGCTCGCGGTCGATCGCGAGCGCGCGCAGTTGCTCGAACGCGTGCGTCGCCAGGCCGTTGCCTACGAACGGCAGGCGCGCGAGGACGCGCTCACCGGCCTGCCGAATCGACGCCGCTTCGACGAAGTGCTCAAGCGCGACATGGCCGTCTCGCAGCGTGCAGGCCATCCGCTGTGCCTGGCGTTGATCGACCTGGATCACTTCAAGCGCATCAACGACACGCACTCGCACGCGGTGGGCGATGCCGTGCTGCGCGAGGCGGCGATCCTCTTCGCCAGCGGCAGCCGCGCGGCCGACCTGCTCGCGCGCCTGGGCGGCGAGGAGTTCGCGTTGCTGCTGCCCGACACCACGCTGGACGAGGCGATCACGATCTGCGAACGCATGCAGGAAACCTTCCAGAAGCATGCGATCTGGGCCGGGATCGAGGGCCTGCGCGTGACCTTCAGCGTCGGCATCGCCGAATGCCGTTTCGACGACACGACCGCGCGCCTGCTCGAACGCGCCGACGCGGCGATGTACCGCGCCAAGAACCAGGGACGCAACATCATCTGCGTGGACGCGAACCCGCCACAGGCGCGCCTGTGA
- a CDS encoding DNA-binding domain-containing protein, with amino-acid sequence MPDAPPRLRAQQLALTRHLRDPQAVSAPDGVEDRRVAIYRDLVFNNVESLLAGNFPVLKQVLGDSHWRALVRDFFRVHRAQTPLFPELGREFLRFLDAREDHAPSLPPFAGELAHYEWVELALQISDAELPSFDARGELIDGVPVLSPLAWPLAYAWPVHRIGPDHRPEVPPPEPTLLLVRRGPDGDVRFSQLSPLAFRLLQRLDEAPTLTGRAQLEALASEAGHADADAFVEQGRALFEQMRGAGVVLGTRL; translated from the coding sequence ATGCCTGACGCACCGCCGCGCCTGCGCGCGCAGCAACTCGCCCTCACCCGCCACCTGCGCGATCCGCAGGCCGTGTCCGCGCCGGACGGCGTGGAGGATCGGCGCGTCGCGATCTACCGCGACCTCGTCTTCAACAACGTCGAAAGCCTGCTCGCCGGCAATTTCCCGGTGCTCAAGCAGGTGCTCGGCGATAGCCACTGGCGCGCGCTCGTCCGCGATTTCTTCCGTGTGCACCGCGCCCAGACGCCGCTGTTCCCGGAACTCGGCCGCGAATTCCTGCGCTTCCTCGATGCGCGCGAGGACCACGCGCCGTCGCTGCCGCCGTTCGCCGGCGAACTCGCGCATTACGAGTGGGTTGAACTCGCTTTGCAGATCAGCGATGCCGAACTGCCGTCGTTCGACGCGCGCGGCGAGCTGATCGACGGCGTGCCGGTGCTGTCGCCGCTGGCGTGGCCGCTGGCGTATGCGTGGCCGGTGCATCGCATCGGGCCGGATCATCGCCCCGAGGTTCCGCCGCCCGAACCGACGTTGCTGCTGGTGCGTCGGGGCCCCGACGGCGACGTGCGGTTCTCGCAGCTGAGCCCGCTCGCGTTCCGGCTGCTGCAGCGGCTGGATGAAGCGCCGACGCTGACTGGTCGCGCGCAGCTGGAAGCGCTGGCGTCGGAAGCCGGCCACGCGGATGCGGACGCGTTCGTCGAGCAGGGCCGTGCGCTGTTCGAACAGATGCGCGGCGCGGGCGTGGTGCTGGGGACGCGGCTGTAG
- the pstA gene encoding phosphate ABC transporter permease PstA, with product MSAPTVSVKTEREFKVADALYRRRRIINVVSLVLACAAALFGLFFLGWILWTLIAKGIGGINWALFTQNTPPPMQEGGLMNAFFGSAVMCVIAILIGTPLGIAAGTWLAEYGHARKFGTVVRFVNDILLSAPSIVLGLFVYTLVVMQTGGNFSALAGAISLAFIVLPVVVRTTDEMLRLVPAQMREAALSLGVPQWKVIVQVLYRSASAGIVTGILLALARISGETAPLLFTAFGNQYWSANVLQPMASVPVVMNQFAGSPYESWQVLAWAGALVLTAFVLLISLVARAIVLRNRISHD from the coding sequence ATGAGCGCCCCCACCGTCTCGGTCAAGACCGAACGCGAATTCAAGGTCGCCGACGCGCTGTATCGTCGCCGCAGGATCATCAACGTCGTCTCGCTCGTGCTGGCGTGCGCGGCGGCGCTGTTCGGCCTGTTCTTCCTGGGCTGGATCCTGTGGACGCTGATCGCCAAGGGCATCGGCGGCATCAACTGGGCGCTGTTCACGCAGAACACGCCGCCGCCCATGCAGGAGGGCGGCCTGATGAACGCCTTCTTCGGCAGCGCCGTGATGTGCGTGATCGCCATCCTGATCGGCACGCCGCTGGGCATCGCGGCGGGTACGTGGCTCGCCGAATACGGCCACGCGCGAAAGTTCGGCACGGTGGTGCGCTTCGTCAACGACATCCTGCTGTCGGCGCCGTCGATCGTGCTGGGCCTGTTCGTCTACACGCTGGTGGTGATGCAGACCGGCGGCAACTTCTCGGCGCTGGCCGGTGCGATCTCGCTCGCCTTCATCGTGCTGCCGGTGGTGGTGCGAACCACCGACGAAATGCTGCGACTGGTGCCGGCGCAGATGCGCGAAGCCGCGCTGTCGCTCGGCGTGCCGCAGTGGAAGGTGATCGTGCAGGTGCTCTATCGCAGCGCGTCGGCGGGCATCGTCACCGGCATCCTGCTGGCGCTGGCGCGCATTTCCGGCGAAACCGCGCCGCTGCTGTTCACCGCGTTCGGCAACCAGTACTGGTCGGCCAACGTGCTGCAGCCGATGGCCTCGGTGCCGGTGGTGATGAACCAGTTCGCCGGCAGCCCGTACGAGTCCTGGCAGGTGCTGGCCTGGGCCGGCGCGCTCGTGCTCACCGCTTTCGTCCTCCTCATCAGCCTCGTCGCGCGCGCCATCGTGCTGCGCAACCGGATCAGCCATGACTGA
- the pstB gene encoding phosphate ABC transporter ATP-binding protein PstB, whose translation MNDARIALATPERNAPAAAAPVKLAARGLNFYYDKFHALKDIHLEMPEKRVTALIGPSGCGKSTLLRIFNRIYALYPKLEARGEVILDGENILDSRYPMNRLRSKVGMVFQKPVPFPMTIYENVAYGIRHHEKLSKADMDARVEHALRQGALWDEVKDKLGASALGLSGGQQQRLCIARAVALRPDVLLLDEPTSALDPISTSRIEQLVEELKKDYTIVIVTHNMQQAARVSDFTAFMYLGDLIEHGTTDTIFSNPTKQQTEDYITGRFG comes from the coding sequence ATGAACGACGCCCGCATCGCCCTCGCCACGCCGGAACGCAACGCGCCTGCCGCCGCCGCACCGGTGAAGCTCGCCGCCCGCGGCCTGAACTTCTACTACGACAAGTTCCATGCGTTGAAGGACATCCACCTGGAAATGCCGGAAAAGCGCGTCACCGCGCTGATCGGCCCATCCGGTTGCGGCAAGTCCACGCTGCTGCGCATCTTCAACCGCATCTACGCGCTGTACCCGAAGCTGGAAGCGCGCGGGGAGGTGATCCTGGACGGCGAGAACATCCTGGATTCGCGCTACCCGATGAACCGCCTGCGCAGCAAGGTGGGCATGGTGTTCCAGAAGCCGGTGCCGTTCCCGATGACGATCTACGAGAACGTCGCCTACGGCATCCGCCACCACGAGAAGCTGTCCAAGGCCGACATGGACGCGCGCGTCGAACATGCGCTGCGCCAGGGCGCGCTGTGGGACGAGGTCAAGGACAAGCTCGGCGCGAGCGCGCTCGGGTTGTCGGGCGGCCAGCAGCAGCGCTTGTGCATCGCGCGCGCCGTCGCGCTGCGCCCGGACGTGCTGCTGCTGGACGAGCCGACCTCGGCGCTGGATCCGATCTCCACCAGCCGCATCGAGCAACTGGTGGAGGAGCTGAAGAAGGACTACACGATCGTCATCGTGACCCACAACATGCAGCAGGCCGCGCGCGTGTCGGACTTCACCGCCTTCATGTACCTGGGCGACCTGATCGAGCACGGCACGACGGACACGATCTTCTCCAATCCGACGAAGCAGCAGACCGAGGATTACATCACGGGCAGGTTCGGATAA
- a CDS encoding sugar O-acetyltransferase — MQRMLAGELYRADDAEIQAAQADTRDWLVRYNAALGMTPAQRHSLLVERLGAAGEGSEIRPPFHCDYGFNVHLGRGVFLNFDCVILDVVRVEIGDGTQIGPAVQIYTADHPRDPAIRRDGWEFGKPVRIGRNVWIGGGAILLPGVSVGDDALIGAGSVVTRDVPAGATVAGNPARIVSKGA; from the coding sequence ATGCAGCGCATGCTGGCCGGCGAGCTGTATCGCGCCGACGACGCCGAAATTCAGGCCGCGCAGGCCGACACGCGCGACTGGCTGGTGCGCTACAACGCCGCGCTGGGCATGACGCCGGCGCAGCGGCATTCGCTACTGGTCGAGCGCCTGGGCGCCGCCGGCGAAGGCAGCGAGATCCGCCCGCCGTTCCATTGCGATTACGGTTTCAACGTGCACCTGGGTCGCGGCGTGTTCCTCAACTTCGACTGCGTGATCCTCGACGTGGTGCGCGTGGAGATCGGCGACGGCACGCAGATCGGCCCGGCGGTGCAGATCTACACCGCCGACCACCCGCGCGATCCGGCCATTCGCCGCGACGGTTGGGAATTCGGCAAACCCGTGCGCATCGGCCGCAACGTGTGGATCGGCGGCGGCGCGATCCTCCTGCCCGGCGTGAGCGTCGGGGACGATGCGCTGATCGGCGCCGGCAGCGTGGTCACGCGCGATGTGCCCGCCGGCGCGACCGTGGCCGGTAATCCGGCGCGCATCGTGTCCAAGGGCGCGTAA
- the phoU gene encoding phosphate signaling complex protein PhoU: protein MTMHDHIVKSYDDEQRRLLNETLRMGEMAAAQLEAALDVVQRRDDKAAERIIANDEAIDALEQEVSHDVMKLALRGPMARDLREILAAIRIASDIERVGDYAANVAKRSLALNLSPPLPHVSGLHAIGTLAVQQVRDVLVAYRDNNVELAQRVRARDADLDVAYTALFRELLTYMMEDARAITPCTHLLFMAKNIERIGDHATNIAENVWFLVRGEEALPPREKRDGSSTTAAP, encoded by the coding sequence ATGACCATGCACGACCACATCGTCAAGAGTTACGACGACGAGCAGCGCCGGCTGCTCAACGAAACCCTGCGCATGGGCGAGATGGCCGCCGCGCAGCTGGAGGCCGCGCTCGACGTGGTCCAGCGTCGCGACGACAAGGCCGCCGAGCGCATCATCGCCAACGATGAAGCCATCGACGCGCTGGAGCAGGAAGTCAGCCACGACGTGATGAAGCTCGCCCTGCGCGGGCCGATGGCGCGCGACCTGCGCGAGATCCTCGCCGCGATCCGCATCGCCTCGGACATCGAACGCGTCGGCGACTACGCGGCCAACGTCGCCAAGCGCTCGCTCGCGCTGAACCTGTCGCCGCCGCTGCCCCACGTGAGCGGCCTGCATGCGATCGGCACGCTGGCGGTGCAGCAGGTGCGCGACGTGCTGGTGGCGTATCGCGACAACAACGTCGAACTCGCCCAGCGCGTGCGCGCCCGCGACGCCGACCTGGACGTCGCCTACACCGCGCTGTTCCGCGAACTGCTGACCTACATGATGGAAGACGCGCGCGCCATCACGCCGTGCACGCACCTGTTGTTCATGGCGAAGAACATCGAGCGCATCGGCGACCACGCCACCAACATCGCCGAGAACGTGTGGTTCCTCGTGCGCGGCGAGGAAGCCCTGCCCCCGCGCGAGAAGCGCGACGGCAGCAGCACGACGGCGGCGCCGTAA
- the sugE gene encoding quaternary ammonium compound efflux SMR transporter SugE — protein MPWIILVLAGLFEVGWAIGLKYTDGFTKTWPTIGTVAAMAISLGLLGIAMKSLPVGTAYAIWVGVGAVGTVILGIVLFNEPVNALRLISVGLIVAGLIGLKLASP, from the coding sequence ATGCCCTGGATCATCCTCGTACTCGCCGGCCTGTTCGAAGTAGGCTGGGCGATCGGCCTCAAGTACACCGACGGTTTCACCAAAACCTGGCCCACGATCGGCACCGTCGCCGCCATGGCGATCAGCCTCGGGCTGCTGGGCATCGCGATGAAGTCGCTGCCGGTGGGCACGGCGTATGCGATCTGGGTGGGCGTCGGTGCAGTCGGCACCGTGATCCTGGGCATCGTGCTGTTCAACGAGCCCGTCAACGCGCTGCGCCTGATCAGCGTGGGCCTGATCGTCGCGGGACTGATCGGGTTGAAGCTGGCGTCGCCGTAA
- the pstC gene encoding phosphate ABC transporter permease subunit PstC: MNATSLPAVEVPAARDHQDARNDRLFRIVLTCTVVFVLVALASAALSMLWGGRHVLQAEGLRFFFSTEWNPVENRYGALVPIYGTVVTALIAMVIAVPVSFGIAFFLTEVAPRWARGPIGTAIELLAGIPSIIYGMWGLFVLVPVMTEYVTPWLNDHVGTLPVVGALFQGPPLGIGMLTAGIVLAIMVIPFISSVMREVFLTVPTRLKESAYALGSTKWEVSWDIVLPYTRSAVIGGIFLGLGRALGETMAVAFVIGNSVNFSASLLEPGTTIAALIANDFGEATETYRSALLLLGFVLFIVTFVVLAIARFMLLKLARKEGT; the protein is encoded by the coding sequence ATGAACGCCACTTCCCTCCCCGCCGTCGAAGTTCCCGCCGCGCGCGACCACCAGGACGCGCGCAACGACCGGCTGTTCCGCATCGTGCTCACCTGCACCGTGGTCTTCGTGCTCGTCGCGCTCGCCAGCGCGGCGCTGTCGATGCTGTGGGGCGGTCGCCACGTGCTTCAAGCCGAAGGCCTGCGCTTCTTCTTCAGCACCGAATGGAACCCGGTCGAGAACCGCTACGGCGCGCTCGTGCCGATCTACGGCACCGTCGTCACCGCGCTCATCGCGATGGTGATCGCGGTGCCGGTGAGCTTCGGCATCGCCTTCTTCCTCACCGAAGTCGCACCGCGCTGGGCGCGCGGCCCGATCGGCACGGCGATCGAACTGCTCGCCGGCATTCCCTCGATCATCTACGGCATGTGGGGCCTGTTCGTGCTCGTGCCGGTGATGACCGAATACGTGACGCCGTGGCTCAACGACCACGTCGGCACGCTGCCGGTCGTCGGCGCCCTCTTCCAGGGCCCGCCGCTGGGCATCGGCATGCTGACCGCCGGCATCGTGCTGGCGATCATGGTGATCCCCTTCATCTCCTCGGTGATGCGCGAGGTCTTCCTCACCGTGCCCACGCGCCTGAAGGAATCGGCGTACGCGCTGGGCTCGACGAAGTGGGAAGTGAGCTGGGACATCGTGCTGCCGTACACGCGCTCGGCGGTGATCGGCGGCATCTTCCTCGGCCTGGGCCGTGCGCTGGGCGAGACGATGGCGGTCGCCTTCGTCATCGGCAACAGCGTCAACTTCTCCGCCTCGCTGCTCGAACCGGGCACGACGATCGCCGCGCTGATCGCCAACGACTTCGGCGAGGCGACGGAAACCTACCGCTCCGCGCTGCTGCTGCTGGGCTTCGTGCTGTTCATCGTGACCTTCGTCGTGCTGGCCATCGCGCGCTTCATGCTGCTCAAGCTCGCCCGCAAGGAGGGCACCTGA
- the rnt gene encoding ribonuclease T → MQNPDAPAPPARLCTRFRGFLPVVVDVETGGFDWNRHALLEIAVAPIDIDENGLLFVGEITSSHVVPAEGLEIDPKSLEVTGIDIDHPFRDAKIERIALETVFAPVRAALKKHGCQRAILVGHNAHFDLNFLNAAVARSGHKRNPFHPFSVFDTVSLAGVAYGQTVLARAVQAAGLSWNSEEQHSAVYDTERTAQLFCRIVNAWPSPLPPVVAP, encoded by the coding sequence ATGCAGAACCCCGACGCACCCGCCCCGCCCGCCCGCCTTTGCACCCGATTCCGCGGCTTCCTGCCGGTGGTGGTGGACGTGGAAACCGGCGGGTTCGACTGGAACCGCCACGCGCTGCTCGAGATCGCCGTGGCGCCCATCGACATCGACGAGAACGGCCTGCTTTTCGTCGGCGAGATCACCAGCAGCCACGTCGTGCCGGCCGAAGGCCTCGAGATCGATCCGAAGTCGCTGGAAGTCACCGGCATCGACATCGACCATCCCTTCCGGGACGCGAAGATCGAGCGCATCGCGCTGGAAACCGTGTTCGCCCCGGTGCGGGCCGCGCTGAAGAAGCACGGCTGCCAGCGCGCGATCCTGGTCGGCCACAACGCGCATTTCGACCTGAATTTCCTCAACGCCGCGGTCGCGCGCAGCGGCCACAAGCGCAATCCGTTCCATCCCTTCAGCGTGTTCGACACGGTGAGCCTGGCCGGCGTCGCGTACGGGCAGACGGTGCTCGCGCGCGCGGTGCAGGCGGCGGGGCTATCGTGGAACAGCGAGGAGCAGCACTCGGCCGTGTACGACACCGAGCGCACCGCGCAGCTGTTCTGCCGCATCGTCAACGCGTGGCCGTCGCCGCTGCCGCCGGTGGTCGCGCCGTGA
- a CDS encoding DUF692 domain-containing protein: MGPLRNAAAGDFDFLECAPENWIGVGGKLGEALDELAARHTISCHGLSLSLGGFAPLDETFLARVRRFLDRHHVALYSEHLSYCSDDGQLYDLLPLPFTEEAVHHVAARIRQTQEIVGRRIAVENVSYYATMPVDGDQSALDEATFINAVLSEADCDLLLDVNNVYVNAINHRYDPHEFLAAMPAQRIACIHVAGHYDEADDLKVDTHGAPVKDAVWSLLREAYRRFGARPTLLERDFNIPSYAELLGELDTVRRVMREHAPASHAHAHA, encoded by the coding sequence ATGGGCCCGCTGCGGAACGCCGCCGCGGGCGATTTCGATTTCCTCGAATGCGCGCCGGAAAACTGGATCGGCGTCGGCGGCAAGCTCGGCGAAGCGCTGGACGAACTCGCCGCGCGCCACACGATCAGCTGCCACGGCCTGTCGCTTTCGCTCGGCGGTTTCGCGCCGCTGGATGAAACCTTCCTCGCGCGCGTGCGCCGGTTCCTCGACCGCCACCACGTCGCGCTCTACAGCGAACACCTGAGCTACTGCAGCGACGACGGCCAGCTCTACGACCTGCTGCCGCTGCCGTTCACCGAAGAAGCGGTGCATCACGTCGCCGCGCGCATCCGCCAGACGCAGGAGATCGTCGGCCGCCGCATCGCGGTGGAGAACGTCTCCTACTACGCGACGATGCCGGTCGATGGCGATCAATCCGCGCTCGACGAGGCGACCTTCATCAACGCGGTCCTGAGCGAAGCCGACTGCGACCTGCTGCTGGACGTCAACAACGTCTACGTCAACGCGATCAACCATCGCTACGATCCGCACGAATTCCTCGCGGCGATGCCGGCGCAGCGCATCGCCTGCATCCACGTCGCCGGTCATTACGACGAAGCCGACGACCTCAAGGTCGACACGCACGGCGCGCCGGTGAAGGACGCGGTGTGGTCGCTGCTGCGCGAGGCGTACCGCCGCTTCGGCGCGCGCCCGACGCTGCTCGAGCGCGATTTCAACATCCCGTCCTACGCCGAACTGCTCGGCGAACTCGACACCGTGCGTCGCGTGATGCGCGAGCACGCGCCCGCATCGCACGCGCACGCCCATGCCTGA